Proteins from a genomic interval of Clostridia bacterium:
- a CDS encoding peptidoglycan bridge formation glycyltransferase FemA/FemB family protein translates to MAYHCRIMTSQERDLFNDFIARHPKGHVLQTWEWGEVKAKTGWEPIRLLLYRDEEPVAALSILKRQIPVIGKSLFYAPRGPVAHMDDYRGMDELWRAVKSLAQKHGAIMLKIDPDIPVQEEEFATYLAKAGFRPAKTAEGFDGTQPKFVFRLDISPAEEEIFANFHSKTRYNIRLAMKKGVTVRAARDKEDLRTFYDILKITAERDRFLIRSFSYFVSLWEELVEHDLGKVFLAEYEGKAIAGTLALILGDKAWYLYGASANEHRNVMPNYLLQWEMIRWAKARGCTLYDFRGVSGDLSEDNPLYGLYRFKRGFNGTFTEFVGEYDLPLSPFYYWLWNVAEPLYYRNLRTIAKLRRKLKG, encoded by the coding sequence TTGGCCTATCACTGCCGCATCATGACCAGCCAGGAAAGAGACTTATTCAATGATTTCATAGCGCGCCATCCAAAGGGCCATGTGTTGCAGACCTGGGAATGGGGCGAGGTAAAAGCCAAAACAGGTTGGGAGCCCATCAGGCTCCTTCTCTACCGGGACGAGGAGCCCGTCGCCGCCCTCTCCATCCTAAAGCGGCAGATTCCGGTAATCGGCAAATCCCTGTTCTACGCGCCCCGGGGACCGGTGGCCCACATGGACGATTACCGGGGGATGGATGAGCTCTGGCGGGCTGTGAAGAGCCTGGCCCAGAAACATGGCGCCATCATGCTTAAAATCGATCCGGACATACCGGTGCAGGAGGAAGAATTTGCCACCTACCTGGCCAAAGCCGGTTTCCGCCCGGCCAAAACGGCGGAAGGCTTTGACGGCACCCAACCCAAGTTCGTTTTCCGGCTGGATATCAGCCCTGCGGAAGAGGAGATCTTCGCCAACTTCCACTCCAAGACCCGGTACAATATCCGCCTGGCCATGAAAAAAGGGGTCACGGTGCGGGCCGCCCGGGACAAGGAAGACTTAAGGACCTTTTATGATATTCTGAAAATCACCGCGGAAAGGGACCGCTTTTTGATTCGCAGTTTTTCCTATTTCGTCTCCCTGTGGGAGGAGCTGGTGGAACATGACCTGGGCAAAGTATTCCTGGCGGAGTATGAAGGAAAAGCCATTGCCGGCACTTTGGCCCTGATCCTGGGGGACAAGGCCTGGTACCTCTACGGTGCTTCCGCCAACGAGCACCGCAACGTGATGCCGAATTACCTCCTCCAGTGGGAGATGATTAGATGGGCTAAGGCCCGGGGCTGCACCTTGTACGATTTTCGCGGCGTCTCCGGCGACCTTTCGGAGGATAACCCTCTATACGGCCTGTACCGCTTCAAGAGGGGTTTCAACGGCACCTTTACCGAGTTTGTCGGGGAATATGACCTGCCCTTGTCGCCTTTTTACTACTGGTTATGGAACGTGGCGGAACCGTTGTATTACAGGAACCTGCGCACCATTGCCAAGCTGCGCCGGAAACTCAAAGGATAG
- a CDS encoding class II fructose-1,6-bisphosphate aldolase, translated as MPFVTLKELMEQAEAGKYAVGAFNCNNMEIIQAIITAAEQERSPVIVQASQGAIKYAGLSYIVAMTRVAAEEAGVPVCLHLDHGTSFAQVMQCIRQGFSSVMIDGSKLPLEENIRLTNRVLEVARAVGVSVEAELGKIGGTEDDISVSDWEASLTDPEEAKYFVEQTGVDALAVAIGTAHGRYKGVPKLDFARLEKIRALTQVPIVLHGSSGVPDEAIRQAVALGVRKINIDTNIREAFVKGVKEVIAKNPDEIDPRKILGPAKEEMIAIIREKIRLFGSSGQA; from the coding sequence TTGCCGTTCGTCACGCTGAAGGAACTAATGGAACAAGCCGAAGCGGGGAAATATGCGGTAGGAGCTTTTAACTGCAACAACATGGAAATCATTCAAGCCATCATCACTGCCGCAGAACAGGAAAGATCCCCTGTCATTGTCCAAGCCAGCCAAGGTGCCATCAAATACGCAGGCCTTTCTTACATTGTGGCCATGACCAGGGTCGCGGCGGAGGAGGCCGGCGTGCCCGTTTGCCTGCACCTGGACCATGGCACCAGCTTTGCTCAAGTGATGCAGTGTATCAGGCAGGGATTCAGTTCCGTCATGATCGACGGTTCGAAACTGCCTTTAGAGGAAAACATCCGGTTGACCAACCGGGTACTGGAAGTGGCCCGGGCCGTCGGCGTGTCCGTGGAAGCGGAACTGGGCAAAATCGGCGGCACGGAAGATGATATTTCCGTGAGCGATTGGGAAGCCTCCTTAACCGATCCGGAAGAAGCAAAATATTTCGTGGAACAAACGGGAGTGGATGCCCTGGCCGTCGCCATCGGCACCGCCCACGGGAGATATAAAGGGGTGCCGAAATTGGATTTTGCCCGCCTGGAGAAAATCCGGGCTTTAACTCAGGTGCCCATTGTGCTCCACGGTTCTTCCGGCGTTCCCGACGAGGCCATAAGACAAGCCGTGGCACTGGGTGTGCGCAAGATCAATATCGACACCAATATCCGGGAAGCCTTCGTCAAAGGGGTCAAAGAGGTCATCGCGAAAAACCCTGACGAAATCGACCCGCGCAAGATTCTCGGCCCGGCCAAAGAAGAAATGATCGCTATCATCAGGGAAAAGATTCGCCTCTTTGGTTCCAGCGGCCAGGCCTAG
- the alr gene encoding alanine racemase, translated as MQAFTHWIEIDLDALVYNFHSIRQALPGHLKILAVVKADGYGLGGGPVAKLFENEGVDMLGVTHLAEGILLRREGVTAPVLLFAPLLPQEAGEAARYRLTPTVDSLETARALQEALAPGQVLDVHIKIETGMGRTGLKPAEVLPFCRRLLEECPGLRLEGLYTHFARPAPGDTFTQQQLTLFKTAIESLQAAGIEIPLKHAAGSTAALVLPEAHFDMVRLGTVLYGQKPPAVRNSLSLRNPWQPKARILHIQELPKGAGVGYGRDYRLKKATRIGVIPYGYADGLGVTAVARPKNLGDLMKTLVKTVLAYWGKGPQALGVRSGEHWLPIVGRIGMQLSMIEIGDLPLKENDIVSVPLGRITASPDLPRVYLREGQVVAVRTPARQAVSRNI; from the coding sequence ATGCAAGCATTCACTCACTGGATTGAAATTGATCTGGATGCGCTGGTTTACAATTTCCATTCTATCAGACAAGCCTTGCCCGGCCACTTGAAAATCCTGGCAGTCGTCAAAGCAGATGGCTACGGCCTGGGAGGGGGTCCGGTGGCCAAACTGTTTGAAAATGAGGGGGTGGACATGCTGGGGGTGACGCACCTGGCGGAAGGGATCCTGCTCCGCCGGGAAGGGGTTACCGCGCCGGTTCTCTTGTTTGCCCCACTGCTGCCCCAGGAGGCTGGGGAGGCAGCCCGCTACCGGCTGACCCCCACCGTCGATTCCCTGGAGACGGCGCGGGCCCTGCAGGAGGCCCTGGCGCCCGGGCAGGTGCTAGATGTACATATTAAAATAGAGACCGGCATGGGGCGGACGGGACTGAAACCGGCGGAGGTACTTCCCTTCTGCCGGCGGCTTTTGGAGGAGTGCCCCGGCCTGCGCCTGGAGGGGCTGTATACCCATTTTGCCCGGCCCGCCCCCGGCGATACTTTTACCCAACAACAGCTGACCCTGTTTAAGACAGCCATTGAGTCACTCCAAGCAGCAGGCATCGAGATTCCCCTGAAACATGCTGCCGGCAGCACTGCCGCTCTGGTATTGCCGGAAGCCCATTTTGATATGGTGCGCCTCGGTACCGTCCTCTACGGGCAAAAGCCGCCGGCGGTGAGAAATTCCCTTTCCCTGCGGAACCCCTGGCAGCCTAAAGCCAGGATCCTCCATATCCAGGAACTCCCCAAAGGGGCCGGGGTGGGTTATGGCCGGGATTACCGCCTGAAAAAGGCCACTCGCATCGGCGTCATTCCTTACGGTTATGCCGACGGTTTGGGGGTAACGGCGGTGGCGCGGCCGAAAAACCTGGGTGATTTGATGAAGACTCTGGTTAAAACCGTTTTAGCTTATTGGGGCAAGGGACCCCAGGCCCTGGGGGTCAGAAGCGGGGAACACTGGCTGCCCATTGTGGGCCGCATCGGGATGCAGCTTTCCATGATTGAGATCGGTGACCTGCCCCTTAAGGAGAATGACATTGTGTCCGTTCCCCTGGGCAGGATCACTGCGAGCCCTGACCTGCCAAGGGTATACTTGCGGGAGGGACAAGTGGTGGCTGTACGAACCCCGGCCCGGCAGGCGGTGAGTCGTAATATTTGA
- a CDS encoding sigma-70 family RNA polymerase sigma factor: MEHFPDEVLVQKSLAGDRQAFAVIVQRYQKQIYSLAYRLTNSPDDAQDLAQEVFIKVYQVLSKYDANRPFFPWMYKVATNVCYSYLRRKPSQEVPLDKIIEFGPLVPTGPEGPEAQFERKELQRLVQQALAELPENYRIPMVLRYLEELSYQEIADVMELPITTIETRLYRGRSLLQKRLNLILERGVSHEMSGS, translated from the coding sequence TTGGAACATTTTCCTGACGAAGTGTTGGTGCAGAAGTCCCTAGCCGGGGACCGCCAAGCTTTTGCGGTCATCGTGCAAAGGTACCAGAAACAAATCTACAGCCTAGCCTATCGCCTGACCAATAGCCCAGATGACGCCCAGGATTTGGCACAGGAAGTGTTTATCAAGGTGTACCAGGTTCTCTCCAAATATGATGCCAATCGACCCTTTTTCCCTTGGATGTACAAAGTGGCAACCAATGTTTGTTATTCATATCTGCGGAGAAAACCGTCTCAAGAGGTACCCCTTGACAAGATCATCGAATTCGGACCGTTGGTGCCCACCGGTCCGGAAGGGCCGGAGGCCCAATTCGAGCGCAAGGAACTCCAAAGACTGGTACAGCAGGCTCTGGCTGAGCTGCCTGAAAACTATCGCATACCTATGGTTTTACGGTATTTAGAGGAACTTTCCTACCAGGAAATTGCCGATGTGATGGAATTACCCATCACTACGATTGAAACCAGGCTTTACCGCGGTCGCAGTTTGCTGCAGAAGAGGCTGAATCTCATTTTAGAAAGGGGGGTATCTCATGAGATGTCAGGAAGCTAG
- a CDS encoding CTP synthase, with the protein MAKHIFVTGGVASSLGKGITTAALGRLLKSRGLKVAIQKLDPYINVDPGNMSPYQHGEVFVTEDGAETDLDLGHYERFIDVNLTHNSSITTGKIYWSVITKERAGEYLGSTVQVIPHITNEIKERIYRLGRESNPDVVITEIGGTVGDIESLPFLEAIRQVKSDIGKDNVIYVHVTLVPYLAMAGEAKTKPTQHSVKELRSIGIQPDVIVCRSERPLSAEMEEKIALFCDIDKDAVIQNVDVKSIYEVPLRLKEQGLDDIVVDKLKLDCGPADLSEWLELLERVNNPKASVKIALVGKYVELQDAYLSVIEALRHAGIHHRAAIEIKWVPAGDLETTDNLDSYLAGVDGILVPGGFGGRGMEGKIKAIKWAREKSVPFLGICVGMQLMAVEFARHVCGLEGAHSIEFDEQTPHPIIRLQSDGSMRLGAYPVILKPGSKAHDAYGRLEIAERHRHRHVFNTDYREQFISYGMAFTGVSQDGQVVEVMELPNHPWFVGTQYHPEFKSRPNRPHPLFVDFVEAALQWKQTSN; encoded by the coding sequence ATGGCTAAACACATATTCGTGACCGGTGGGGTAGCATCTTCTCTGGGCAAAGGCATCACCACCGCCGCTTTGGGCAGGCTCCTCAAAAGCAGGGGCTTGAAAGTGGCTATTCAAAAACTGGATCCCTATATTAACGTGGACCCGGGGAACATGAGTCCATACCAGCACGGCGAGGTATTCGTCACGGAAGACGGCGCGGAAACGGACTTGGACCTGGGCCACTACGAGCGGTTTATCGACGTCAACCTCACTCATAACAGCAGCATTACCACAGGCAAGATCTACTGGTCGGTGATCACCAAGGAAAGAGCCGGGGAATACTTGGGCAGTACCGTACAAGTCATTCCCCATATCACCAACGAAATCAAAGAACGGATCTACCGGCTGGGCCGGGAGAGCAACCCGGATGTAGTGATCACGGAAATCGGGGGTACGGTAGGGGATATCGAATCCCTTCCTTTTTTGGAGGCCATCCGCCAGGTGAAAAGCGACATCGGGAAAGACAATGTGATCTACGTCCATGTGACCCTGGTACCCTATCTCGCCATGGCCGGGGAAGCAAAGACCAAGCCCACCCAGCACAGCGTGAAAGAACTTAGAAGCATCGGGATTCAACCGGACGTCATCGTCTGCCGATCTGAAAGACCTTTATCAGCGGAAATGGAAGAAAAGATCGCCCTTTTCTGCGATATCGATAAAGATGCGGTCATCCAAAACGTGGATGTAAAGAGCATCTACGAAGTGCCCTTAAGGCTGAAAGAGCAAGGGCTGGATGACATCGTGGTGGACAAGCTCAAACTGGACTGCGGTCCGGCGGACTTGTCCGAGTGGCTTGAACTCTTAGAACGGGTTAATAACCCCAAGGCTTCGGTTAAGATCGCCCTGGTGGGGAAATACGTGGAACTGCAGGACGCTTACTTAAGCGTCATCGAAGCCCTGCGGCATGCCGGCATCCATCACCGGGCGGCCATTGAGATCAAATGGGTCCCGGCCGGCGATTTGGAAACCACCGATAACCTGGACAGCTACCTGGCCGGAGTAGACGGCATCCTGGTCCCGGGCGGTTTCGGGGGCCGGGGCATGGAAGGCAAGATCAAAGCCATCAAGTGGGCCCGGGAAAAATCCGTTCCCTTTTTGGGCATTTGCGTGGGCATGCAGCTGATGGCGGTGGAATTCGCCCGGCATGTCTGCGGCTTGGAAGGAGCCCACAGCATCGAATTTGACGAGCAAACCCCCCATCCCATTATTCGGCTGCAGTCCGACGGGAGTATGCGATTGGGAGCTTACCCGGTAATACTCAAGCCCGGCTCCAAAGCTCACGATGCTTACGGCCGGCTGGAAATAGCCGAAAGGCACCGCCATCGCCATGTGTTCAATACCGATTACCGGGAGCAGTTCATCAGCTACGGCATGGCTTTTACGGGCGTTTCCCAGGACGGTCAAGTGGTCGAAGTGATGGAACTACCCAACCACCCCTGGTTCGTGGGCACCCAGTATCACCCGGAATTCAAATCCCGCCCCAACCGTCCCCATCCTCTCTTTGTCGATTTTGTGGAAGCCGCCCTGCAGTGGAAACAGACAAGCAATTAG
- a CDS encoding DUF1540 domain-containing protein — protein MGRIKCQVEECYYNANQYCLADAIEVRSSGDNLVNSSDGTACETFRPKNSRKGDR, from the coding sequence ATGGGCCGGATTAAATGCCAGGTTGAAGAGTGTTATTACAATGCCAACCAGTATTGCCTGGCTGACGCCATTGAAGTGCGTTCCAGCGGCGATAACCTGGTTAATTCTTCCGACGGGACTGCTTGCGAAACCTTTCGACCGAAAAACAGCCGGAAAGGGGACAGGTAG
- the fsa gene encoding fructose-6-phosphate aldolase: MRLFLDSANLEEIRRAWELGVISGVTTNPSLIAKEGRNFQEVVQEIAAIVDGPISAEVVSTTAEEMVPEGEALAAIHPNIVIKVPMTAEGLKAVGRFSRKNIKTNVTLVFSPNQALLAALAGATYVSPFLGRLDDISHDGLSLIGEIVQIYAQHGFATEVIAASIRHPLHVSQAALLGADIATVPYKVLEQMIKHPLTDIGIARFLADWEKVKNK, encoded by the coding sequence GTGCGTTTGTTCTTGGACTCTGCCAATCTGGAGGAAATCCGCCGGGCTTGGGAACTGGGTGTCATCAGCGGGGTGACCACCAACCCGTCTCTCATTGCCAAGGAGGGCCGCAATTTTCAGGAAGTGGTGCAGGAAATTGCCGCCATCGTGGACGGGCCCATCAGCGCCGAAGTCGTCAGCACCACTGCCGAGGAAATGGTCCCGGAAGGGGAAGCGTTGGCCGCCATCCATCCCAATATTGTCATCAAAGTGCCCATGACGGCGGAAGGGCTGAAAGCCGTGGGCCGGTTCAGCCGGAAAAACATTAAGACCAATGTAACCCTGGTCTTTTCCCCCAACCAGGCCCTCCTGGCCGCCCTGGCCGGTGCCACTTATGTCAGCCCCTTCTTAGGCAGGTTGGACGATATCAGCCATGACGGCTTGTCTTTGATCGGGGAAATCGTCCAGATTTATGCCCAGCACGGTTTTGCCACGGAAGTTATTGCCGCCAGCATCCGCCACCCGCTCCATGTGTCCCAGGCGGCTTTGTTAGGCGCCGATATTGCCACCGTGCCCTATAAAGTGCTGGAACAGATGATTAAACACCCGCTGACGGATATCGGGATCGCCCGCTTCCTGGCCGATTGGGAGAAGGTAAAGAACAAGTAG
- the glpX gene encoding class II fructose-bisphosphatase translates to MERELALEFARVTEAAALAAARWMGLGDKNAADQAAVSAMRAVFDTVHIDGVVVIGEGEMDEAPMLYIGERVGTGEAPAVDVAVDPLEGTNLVAKGLPGAMAVVAVAPRGCLLHAPDMYMDKIAVGPKARGRISLDAPVAENLKAVAGALDKDVPDLTVVILDRPRHAQIIEEVRCAGARIQLISDGDVAPAVATAFEDSGIDMMIGIGGAPEGVLAAAALKALGGELQGRLVPSDPAEEERARQMGLEDPRQLLTLDDLVKTDDVIFAATGITTGSLLRGVRFTAGGAVTHTVVLRGLTGTMRFIEARHRFDKKPTWRRLCGDGK, encoded by the coding sequence ATGGAGAGAGAACTGGCTTTAGAGTTTGCCCGGGTGACCGAGGCGGCAGCCCTGGCCGCCGCCCGCTGGATGGGGCTGGGCGATAAAAACGCCGCCGATCAAGCGGCCGTTTCGGCCATGCGGGCGGTGTTCGATACGGTGCATATTGACGGCGTGGTCGTCATCGGTGAAGGAGAAATGGACGAGGCGCCCATGCTCTACATCGGTGAAAGAGTAGGGACGGGAGAGGCCCCCGCGGTGGATGTGGCGGTGGATCCCCTGGAGGGGACCAACCTGGTGGCCAAGGGTTTGCCCGGCGCCATGGCCGTGGTAGCCGTGGCTCCCAGGGGGTGTTTGCTGCATGCACCGGATATGTACATGGATAAAATTGCCGTGGGGCCGAAAGCCAGGGGCCGCATTAGCCTGGATGCGCCTGTAGCGGAAAACCTGAAGGCCGTTGCCGGCGCCCTCGACAAAGACGTGCCGGACCTGACGGTGGTGATCTTGGACCGGCCGCGCCATGCCCAAATCATCGAAGAAGTACGCTGCGCCGGTGCCAGGATCCAGCTCATTTCCGACGGGGACGTGGCTCCGGCAGTGGCTACGGCTTTTGAGGATTCGGGCATCGATATGATGATCGGCATCGGGGGTGCCCCCGAAGGAGTGCTGGCCGCGGCCGCTTTGAAAGCTTTGGGAGGAGAACTGCAGGGACGCCTAGTGCCTTCAGACCCGGCGGAAGAGGAACGGGCCAGGCAGATGGGGCTGGAGGATCCCCGCCAGCTCTTGACCTTGGATGATTTAGTGAAAACCGATGACGTTATTTTTGCCGCCACCGGCATTACCACCGGGAGCCTCCTGCGGGGTGTCCGCTTTACCGCCGGCGGTGCGGTCACTCACACCGTGGTCCTGCGGGGCTTGACCGGTACCATGCGGTTCATTGAGGCCCGGCACCGTTTTGACAAGAAACCCACTTGGCGCCGGCTCTGCGGCGACGGAAAATAA
- the aroF gene encoding 3-deoxy-7-phosphoheptulonate synthase: MIVVMTPSATEADIRRVEERLVELGFKTHPIYGQEKTVIGAIGDKKVLSMEAIIALPGVEKIVPIMKPYKRVGRELKPDKTLVRVGNVTIGGDEVVVIAGPCAVESLDQMLEAAQAVKAAGAHILRGGAFKPRTSPYAFQGLEEQGLEYLVEARRVTGLPIVTEAVDPRDVELVAEHADMIQIGARNMQNFRLLKEVGMTGKPVLLKRGLAATIEEWLMAAEYIMDAGSDQIVLCERGIRTYETSTRNTVDLSAVPVVQQNSHLPVIVDPSHGTGIWKLVTPMARAAVAVGADGVMVEVHPDPATALCDGPQSLNLENFALLMAEINKIAAAMAGH, translated from the coding sequence ATGATTGTGGTGATGACCCCTTCAGCAACCGAAGCAGACATCCGGCGGGTGGAAGAAAGGTTGGTGGAGTTAGGCTTTAAGACCCATCCCATTTACGGGCAGGAAAAAACCGTCATCGGGGCCATCGGGGACAAGAAAGTGCTGAGCATGGAGGCGATTATCGCCCTGCCGGGAGTGGAGAAAATCGTCCCCATCATGAAACCATACAAAAGAGTCGGGCGGGAACTAAAACCGGACAAAACCCTGGTCCGGGTGGGCAACGTCACCATCGGCGGTGATGAGGTAGTGGTCATTGCCGGCCCCTGTGCCGTGGAAAGCCTGGACCAGATGTTGGAAGCCGCCCAAGCAGTCAAAGCAGCCGGCGCCCATATCCTGCGGGGCGGTGCCTTCAAACCCCGGACATCCCCCTATGCTTTCCAAGGCTTAGAGGAACAAGGGCTGGAATACCTGGTGGAGGCGCGGCGGGTGACCGGGCTGCCCATTGTCACCGAAGCGGTGGATCCCCGGGATGTGGAACTGGTGGCGGAACATGCCGACATGATTCAAATCGGCGCCAGGAACATGCAGAATTTCCGGCTCCTCAAGGAAGTGGGGATGACCGGGAAACCGGTGCTGCTCAAGCGAGGCTTAGCCGCTACCATCGAAGAGTGGCTCATGGCCGCCGAGTACATCATGGATGCCGGCAGCGACCAGATCGTCCTCTGCGAGCGGGGCATCCGCACCTATGAAACGAGTACCCGCAATACGGTGGATTTGAGCGCCGTGCCGGTGGTGCAGCAGAACAGCCACTTGCCGGTGATTGTAGATCCCAGTCACGGCACGGGCATTTGGAAGCTGGTGACCCCCATGGCCCGGGCGGCGGTGGCCGTCGGTGCCGACGGGGTGATGGTGGAGGTCCACCCGGATCCCGCCACCGCTTTGTGTGACGGGCCCCAGTCCCTGAACTTGGAGAACTTCGCACTTCTCATGGCGGAAATAAACAAGATCGCTGCCGCCATGGCCGGGCATTGA
- a CDS encoding response regulator, producing the protein MRKNPVLKEATILVVDDQASVRHLIAEFLRTDTRRVIAAESGHRALSLVETEEIDVVLLDVQMPGMDGLATLKALRARGFTGRVVLLTAHHEKEFLDHCAELGVHHTLVKPFDIFELKEVLHASLAEEPRKFCAC; encoded by the coding sequence TTGCGCAAGAATCCAGTGCTCAAAGAAGCCACGATTCTGGTTGTGGATGACCAGGCCAGCGTGCGGCATTTGATTGCGGAGTTTCTTCGCACGGATACCCGCCGGGTAATCGCTGCCGAAAGCGGCCATCGAGCCCTGAGTTTAGTGGAGACTGAGGAGATCGATGTGGTGTTGCTGGATGTGCAAATGCCGGGAATGGACGGGCTAGCCACCTTGAAAGCCCTGCGAGCCAGAGGTTTTACCGGTAGAGTTGTCTTACTGACGGCGCATCATGAAAAAGAGTTCCTTGACCACTGCGCCGAACTCGGCGTTCACCATACCCTGGTCAAACCTTTCGACATTTTCGAGCTGAAGGAAGTGCTCCACGCTTCTTTGGCCGAGGAGCCTCGCAAGTTTTGTGCCTGCTGA
- a CDS encoding arginine--tRNA ligase, which yields MNLVAQLEERIYAALREAALKAQNEGELVFSQLPDFVLEVPRDKNHGDYATNLAMVLAREAKKPPRQIAEILVRNFEKEGTWVAEIEIAGPGFINFRLDHRWLYQVPPVIEGEDTAYGRSGAGQGRKVMVEFVSANPTGLLHMGNARGAALGDAIANLLDAAGFEVTREYYINDAGNQIENFGKSLEARYLQLLGHDVPFPEEGYHGEDIIETVKRIIARDGDKYLGMESSLRREFLIKYALEEKLAHIRSTLEQFGVSYDVWFSEQSLHDSGAVEKVIRELDAKGYVYEKDGALWLKGRDLGLEKDEVLVRHNGIPTYFAADIAYHKNKLERGFTWLINLWGADHHSHVARMKAALKALGYDPEQLTVVVMQLVRLFSGGEIVRMSKRTGRYITLSDLIEEVGTDAARFFFVMRSADSHLDFDLDLAKEESSENPVYYVQYAHARICSILRQAEEEGIRLKPAAECHLQLLTHPTELELLRKMAELPELVKDAALALEPHRLTHYAGELASLFHNFYTHCRVLTSEADLRDARLILVNSVRITLRNLLQLLGVRAPERM from the coding sequence GTGAATTTGGTAGCACAGCTGGAGGAACGGATTTACGCGGCTTTACGGGAAGCGGCTTTAAAAGCCCAAAACGAGGGAGAGCTGGTCTTTAGCCAACTGCCGGATTTCGTGCTGGAAGTACCCCGGGATAAAAACCACGGCGATTATGCCACCAACCTGGCCATGGTGCTGGCCCGGGAAGCCAAGAAGCCCCCGCGCCAGATTGCCGAGATACTGGTAAGAAACTTTGAGAAAGAAGGCACCTGGGTGGCGGAAATTGAAATCGCCGGTCCCGGCTTTATTAATTTCCGCCTGGACCACCGCTGGTTGTACCAGGTCCCGCCGGTAATCGAAGGGGAAGATACGGCCTACGGCCGCTCCGGCGCGGGACAAGGGCGCAAGGTGATGGTGGAATTCGTCAGCGCCAACCCCACCGGTTTGCTGCACATGGGCAATGCCCGGGGGGCGGCTTTGGGAGACGCCATTGCCAACCTGTTGGACGCCGCCGGATTCGAGGTCACACGAGAGTACTACATCAACGACGCCGGCAACCAAATCGAAAACTTCGGTAAATCCTTGGAAGCCCGGTACCTGCAGCTTTTAGGTCACGATGTGCCTTTCCCGGAAGAGGGCTACCACGGGGAGGATATCATCGAGACGGTGAAAAGAATTATCGCCCGGGACGGGGACAAGTACCTGGGCATGGAGAGCAGCCTGCGCCGGGAATTCTTGATTAAATACGCTTTGGAAGAAAAACTGGCCCATATTCGCAGCACTTTAGAACAATTCGGCGTCTCTTACGACGTCTGGTTCAGCGAGCAATCCCTCCATGACAGCGGCGCCGTGGAAAAGGTCATCCGCGAGCTGGATGCTAAAGGTTATGTTTACGAAAAGGACGGCGCCCTCTGGCTCAAGGGCCGGGACTTGGGCTTGGAAAAAGATGAGGTTTTGGTGCGCCATAACGGCATTCCTACATACTTTGCGGCGGATATTGCGTATCATAAAAACAAACTGGAGAGAGGCTTTACCTGGCTCATTAACTTGTGGGGGGCAGACCACCATTCCCATGTGGCCCGCATGAAAGCCGCTTTAAAAGCCCTGGGTTACGATCCGGAACAATTGACCGTGGTGGTCATGCAGCTGGTGCGCCTGTTCTCCGGGGGCGAAATCGTGCGCATGTCCAAAAGGACGGGCCGGTACATCACCCTCAGCGATTTGATTGAAGAAGTCGGCACCGATGCCGCCCGGTTCTTTTTTGTCATGCGCAGCGCCGACAGCCACCTGGATTTTGACCTGGATTTGGCCAAGGAGGAATCCAGCGAAAACCCCGTTTACTACGTCCAGTACGCCCATGCGAGGATCTGCAGCATCTTGCGCCAGGCGGAAGAGGAAGGCATCCGGCTAAAACCTGCCGCCGAGTGCCACCTGCAGCTCCTCACTCATCCCACGGAGCTGGAATTGCTGCGCAAGATGGCGGAACTGCCGGAGCTGGTCAAAGATGCGGCCCTGGCCCTGGAACCCCACCGCTTGACCCACTATGCCGGGGAACTGGCGAGCTTATTCCATAATTTCTACACCCACTGCCGGGTGCTGACCTCCGAAGCGGATTTAAGAGACGCCCGTTTAATTTTAGTCAACAGCGTGCGGATTACCCTGAGAAACCTACTGCAGCTTTTGGGAGTGAGGGCTCCGGAGCGGATGTAA